One stretch of Halobaculum marinum DNA includes these proteins:
- a CDS encoding PstS family phosphate ABC transporter substrate-binding protein, whose amino-acid sequence MTQDAADTERVSRRKFLVASGAAGAAGLAGCAGSSDGGNSGGSGDSGGSSGDSSGGSGDSGSGMDTSMLTAEGSSTVYPIANKGSSYWNSNPPASDGEYWGTNEEEGNTVPGWEELASNGAEGTRLADYFASLYGFEPSGEQATPPFATSIGLSHSGTGCKSVVDGLVDIGNSSGPITAELGWSQEEADERVVDHVLGRDGQPVVVSSDIYEAGVTELTAEEIRGIYQDEITNWSEVGGPDQDIYVIGRSEGSGTDTAFRLNMLGAADAEMSVDTRFGQNQQVAQSVQQNEGAIAYMALAFTGDGVQPIGVEFEGTLYEPDRDAENTIFDSAYPLNRDLHQYTLIEDGQGTDMREAAFLNMFLTDFGQQVFVEDNNYIPLPTADIESEFEKLPDQA is encoded by the coding sequence ATGACGCAGGATGCTGCGGACACCGAGCGCGTTTCGCGGAGAAAGTTCCTCGTCGCCTCCGGAGCCGCCGGCGCCGCCGGCCTCGCCGGCTGTGCGGGCTCCTCTGACGGCGGCAACTCGGGCGGCTCCGGAGACAGCGGCGGTAGCTCCGGAGACAGCTCCGGAGGCTCGGGTGACAGCGGCTCGGGGATGGACACCTCGATGCTGACGGCCGAGGGCTCCTCGACCGTCTACCCCATCGCCAACAAGGGTAGCTCCTACTGGAACTCCAACCCGCCGGCGTCCGACGGCGAGTACTGGGGCACCAACGAGGAGGAAGGTAACACCGTCCCCGGCTGGGAGGAACTCGCCAGCAACGGCGCGGAGGGCACGCGTCTCGCAGACTACTTCGCCAGCCTCTACGGCTTCGAGCCGTCGGGCGAGCAGGCCACGCCGCCGTTCGCGACGTCCATCGGTCTGAGCCACTCGGGCACCGGGTGTAAGTCCGTCGTCGACGGGCTCGTCGACATCGGGAATTCCTCGGGCCCCATCACGGCAGAGCTGGGCTGGAGCCAGGAGGAGGCCGACGAGCGCGTCGTCGACCACGTCCTCGGGCGTGACGGCCAGCCGGTCGTCGTCTCCTCGGACATCTACGAGGCGGGCGTCACGGAACTGACCGCCGAAGAGATTCGCGGCATCTACCAAGACGAGATCACCAACTGGAGCGAAGTCGGCGGCCCGGACCAGGACATCTACGTCATCGGGCGCTCGGAGGGGTCGGGGACCGACACCGCGTTCCGTCTGAACATGTTGGGCGCCGCAGACGCGGAGATGAGCGTCGACACCCGCTTCGGGCAGAACCAGCAGGTCGCGCAGTCCGTCCAGCAGAACGAGGGTGCCATCGCGTACATGGCGCTGGCGTTCACCGGCGACGGCGTCCAGCCGATCGGTGTCGAGTTCGAGGGCACGCTGTACGAGCCCGACCGCGACGCCGAGAACACGATCTTCGACTCGGCGTACCCGCTCAACCGTGACCTGCACCAGTACACGCTAATCGAGGACGGGCAGGGCACGGACATGCGCGAGGCTGCGTTCCTCAACATGTTCCTCACCGACTTCGGCCAGCAGGTGTTCGTCGAGGACAACAACTACATCCCGCTGCCGACGGCCGACATCGAGAGCGAGTTCGAGAAGCTGCCGGACCAGGCGTAA
- a CDS encoding GNAT family N-acetyltransferase, translating into MKLRPATTSDLDALVDRWYDLATAMETHDDLNELAYPDRDAVPDDGFRAHLDDDDTTDYLLVHAGETIGFLTLREGTHPSRSHDQYLRVVNLAIDEPHRNRGHGATVLDRVRELARERGCDFLKVGCEWDNEGARRFYTDAGFRPKRVEYVQSVG; encoded by the coding sequence ATGAAACTCCGTCCTGCCACCACTTCGGACCTCGACGCGCTCGTCGACCGGTGGTACGATCTGGCGACGGCGATGGAGACGCACGACGACCTGAACGAACTCGCCTACCCGGACCGTGACGCAGTCCCGGACGACGGCTTCCGCGCCCACCTCGACGACGACGACACCACCGACTACCTCCTCGTCCACGCGGGCGAGACGATTGGCTTCCTCACGCTCCGCGAGGGGACCCATCCCTCACGGTCCCACGACCAATACCTCCGCGTGGTGAACCTCGCCATCGACGAACCACACCGGAACCGCGGCCACGGCGCGACCGTCCTCGACCGTGTTCGAGAACTGGCCCGCGAGCGCGGCTGCGACTTCCTGAAGGTGGGCTGTGAGTGGGACAACGAGGGTGCGCGCCGGTTCTACACGGATGCGGGCTTCCGGCCGAAGCGGGTCGAGTACGTCCAGTCGGTCGGGTGA
- the pstC gene encoding phosphate ABC transporter permease subunit PstC produces MAQVTNRAEMGVEKAARVLRGVRDSLEDEEPAAVATVGVMASALLLSLVGFLLVSSLTIVPFGIFVVTATYGWLRHQELTAKTLALAMTISTILILLLITAFIFREAVPVIQYESMTVFGVSVPGIRLFLQPTWEAVTPPVRFSMVPMIHGTVLVTIIATAVAAPLGIAAALFISEIAPAPVREAVKPGVEILAGIPSIVYGFIGFTILSPWASDQFQILGQGTYLFVGIVVGLMALPTVVSVAEDALSSVPESMKSGSLAMGTTDWQTMTSITLPAAFSGVSAAVLLGVGRAIGETMAATVMLRGVPKLTEPLYNAFYGQETLTSLIARNYGEAEGLQMSALFVAGVILFVTVLFLSIGSQYIEARMRSKLGGEQ; encoded by the coding sequence ATGGCACAAGTAACCAATAGAGCCGAGATGGGGGTCGAGAAGGCGGCCCGCGTTCTCAGGGGCGTCCGGGACTCCCTCGAGGACGAGGAGCCGGCTGCCGTCGCGACCGTCGGCGTCATGGCGAGCGCACTGTTGCTCTCGCTGGTCGGCTTCCTCCTCGTCTCGTCGTTGACGATCGTCCCGTTCGGGATCTTCGTCGTCACCGCCACGTACGGCTGGCTCCGTCACCAGGAGCTGACGGCCAAGACGCTCGCGTTGGCGATGACCATCTCGACGATCCTGATACTGTTGCTGATCACGGCGTTCATCTTCCGGGAGGCGGTGCCCGTGATTCAGTACGAGAGCATGACCGTGTTCGGCGTGTCGGTGCCGGGAATCCGCCTGTTCCTCCAGCCGACGTGGGAGGCCGTCACCCCGCCGGTCCGCTTCTCGATGGTCCCGATGATCCACGGCACGGTGCTCGTGACGATCATCGCGACTGCCGTCGCCGCGCCGCTCGGCATCGCGGCGGCGCTGTTCATCTCGGAGATCGCACCCGCACCCGTCCGCGAGGCGGTCAAGCCGGGCGTCGAGATCCTCGCCGGGATCCCGTCTATCGTGTACGGGTTCATCGGCTTCACCATCCTCAGCCCGTGGGCCTCCGACCAGTTCCAGATCCTCGGGCAGGGGACGTACCTGTTCGTCGGGATCGTCGTCGGCCTGATGGCGCTCCCGACGGTCGTCTCCGTCGCGGAGGACGCGCTGTCGAGCGTCCCGGAGTCGATGAAGTCCGGGTCGCTGGCAATGGGGACGACCGACTGGCAGACGATGACCTCCATCACGCTGCCGGCGGCGTTCTCCGGCGTCTCTGCGGCGGTCCTCCTCGGCGTCGGTCGTGCCATCGGCGAGACGATGGCCGCGACGGTGATGCTCCGCGGCGTCCCCAAGCTCACCGAGCCGCTGTACAACGCGTTCTACGGACAGGAGACGCTCACGTCGCTCATCGCCCGCAACTACGGCGAGGCGGAGGGGCTCCAGATGAGCGCGCTGTTCGTCGCCGGCGTCATCCTGTTCGTCACGGTGTTGTTCCTCTCCATCGGCTCGCAGTACATCGAAGCACGCATGCGAAGCAAGCTCGGAGGTGAGCAGTGA
- a CDS encoding M42 family metallopeptidase, whose translation MAFDFDFDLLRELTETSGVPGYEDRVRDHVRAVFDEAVDEVRTDSMGNVIGTIEGSGDYEVAVAAHMDEIGFMVKHVTDDGFLKVDALGGWDARVLRAQRVRVHTQQGDLTGVIGSVPPHTLSKEDREKEDAVEDVVIDLGREGEEVADLVSVGDLVTMEQTTVEMGDTVTGKALDDRVCLFAMLESARELEDPEATVHFCATVQEEVGLRGAQALGVDVDPDLAIALDVTIASDIDGVEEDKQVTRLGDGAAVKLKDGSVITNPKVTRRLRDVAEAEDIDYQLEVLPAGGTDTAAFQKANGAKPVGALSIPTRYLHTVTETAHGDDIRATIDLLTAFLASEDGGNDYSL comes from the coding sequence ATGGCGTTCGACTTCGACTTCGACCTGCTGCGCGAGTTGACCGAGACGAGCGGTGTCCCCGGCTACGAGGACCGTGTCCGCGACCACGTCCGCGCCGTCTTCGACGAGGCCGTCGACGAGGTGCGAACCGACTCGATGGGCAACGTGATCGGGACGATCGAGGGGAGCGGCGACTACGAGGTGGCCGTCGCCGCCCACATGGACGAGATCGGCTTCATGGTGAAACACGTCACCGACGACGGCTTCCTCAAGGTGGACGCTCTCGGCGGCTGGGACGCCCGCGTCCTGCGCGCTCAACGCGTGCGCGTCCACACCCAACAGGGCGACCTCACGGGCGTCATCGGGTCGGTGCCGCCGCACACGCTCTCGAAGGAGGACCGCGAGAAGGAGGACGCCGTCGAGGACGTCGTCATCGACCTCGGTCGCGAGGGCGAGGAGGTGGCGGACCTCGTCTCCGTCGGCGACCTCGTCACGATGGAGCAGACGACCGTCGAGATGGGCGACACGGTGACCGGGAAGGCGCTCGACGACCGCGTCTGCCTGTTCGCGATGCTGGAGTCCGCTCGCGAACTGGAAGACCCGGAGGCGACGGTTCACTTCTGCGCGACCGTCCAGGAGGAGGTCGGTCTCCGCGGCGCGCAGGCGCTCGGCGTCGACGTCGACCCGGACCTGGCCATCGCGCTGGACGTGACCATCGCCTCCGACATCGACGGCGTCGAGGAGGACAAGCAGGTGACCCGTCTCGGCGACGGCGCCGCGGTGAAGCTGAAGGACGGCTCGGTGATCACGAACCCGAAGGTGACGCGCCGCCTGCGCGACGTGGCGGAGGCCGAGGACATCGACTACCAACTGGAGGTGCTCCCCGCCGGCGGCACCGACACCGCCGCGTTCCAGAAGGCCAACGGCGCCAAGCCGGTCGGCGCCCTCTCGATCCCGACGCGCTACCTCCACACCGTCACCGAGACGGCCCACGGCGACGACATCCGCGCCACCATCGACCTGCTCACCGCGTTCCTCGCGAGCGAGGACGGCGGGAACGACTACTCACTGTAG
- a CDS encoding MTH865 family protein has product MSDDVEADLRAQFEEAFSGADFPVSSQMDLVPALPKGPGTKFESGDVSFTAMELAAKLGSSQDFPYDDVDSLVDDVMQGLKDNGML; this is encoded by the coding sequence ATGTCCGACGACGTCGAAGCCGACCTCCGCGCGCAGTTCGAAGAGGCATTCTCGGGCGCCGACTTCCCCGTGTCCAGCCAGATGGACCTCGTGCCGGCGCTCCCGAAGGGGCCGGGCACGAAGTTCGAGTCCGGCGACGTCTCCTTCACGGCGATGGAGCTGGCCGCGAAACTCGGCTCCAGCCAGGACTTCCCGTACGACGACGTCGACTCCCTCGTCGACGACGTCATGCAGGGGCTGAAGGACAACGGGATGCTCTGA